Proteins co-encoded in one Armatimonadota bacterium genomic window:
- a CDS encoding cytidine/deoxycytidylate deaminase family protein yields MTRPSWDEYFMRIAHLASSRSTCRRRRVGAVIVKDRMVLSTGYNDTPRGVPNCGEGGCARCASAVPSGTGHDTCLCIHAEMNCVIQAAYHGVSINGADIYVTHQPCLTCAKMLLNAGIRRVVFAGDYPDPLARALLEAAGVALERVEVPRAGDPAPDGPDAPDASERARWP; encoded by the coding sequence ATGACCCGCCCGTCCTGGGACGAGTACTTCATGCGGATCGCTCATCTCGCGTCGAGCCGCTCGACGTGCCGCCGCCGGCGGGTTGGGGCCGTCATCGTCAAGGATCGCATGGTGTTGTCCACCGGGTACAACGATACGCCGCGGGGAGTTCCCAACTGCGGCGAGGGCGGTTGCGCCCGCTGTGCCAGCGCCGTCCCCTCGGGCACCGGGCACGACACGTGCCTGTGCATCCACGCCGAGATGAACTGTGTGATCCAGGCGGCCTACCATGGCGTGAGCATCAACGGCGCCGACATCTACGTGACGCACCAGCCGTGCCTGACGTGCGCCAAGATGCTGCTCAACGCGGGGATCCGCCGCGTGGTGTTCGCCGGTGACTACCCCGATCCGCTGGCGCGGGCGCTGCTGGAGGCGGCGGGGGTGGCGCTGGAGCGGGTGGAGGTGCCCAGGGCGGGCGATCCCGCGCCCGATGGCCCTGATGCGCCCGATGCCTCTGAACGCGCCCGATGGCCCTGA
- the coaBC gene encoding bifunctional phosphopantothenoylcysteine decarboxylase/phosphopantothenate--cysteine ligase CoaBC: protein MPTVLHGARVVLGVTGSIAAFKAADLASKLVQHGAVVDVVLTPEAARFVTPLTFQALTHRPVTTDLFDPRAEIAMDHVALAARADVIVVCPATAHTLARLALGLADDALAATVLASRAPLVLVPAMDAQMFEHPAVQEHVARLRARGARIVGPTEGRLASGLVGRGRMVDVAEVVGHVRAALGAATGDLRGVTIVVTAGGTREPLDPVRVLTNRSSGKMGYAVAEAARDRGARTILITAPTALPDPPGVEVQRVETALEMREAVLAACREADALVMAAAVADYRPAAPAPHKVKKGAPTWTVDLVQTPDILTEVGAAAPALVRVGFAAETTDVVAAARAKLLRKGLDLIAANDVAERGSGFGADTNRLVLVGRDGTVEELPTLPKFEAAWLLLDRVRAMLGRGRSGQEQGPGRERAPRPEQGPDHEQPPDHEQGPARGGGMPS from the coding sequence ATGCCCACGGTGCTCCACGGCGCGCGCGTGGTCCTGGGGGTCACGGGCAGCATTGCGGCCTTCAAGGCCGCGGACCTGGCCAGCAAGCTCGTGCAGCACGGGGCGGTGGTGGACGTGGTGCTCACCCCGGAGGCCGCCCGGTTCGTCACGCCGCTGACCTTCCAGGCCCTCACCCACCGCCCGGTCACCACGGACCTCTTCGACCCCCGGGCCGAGATCGCCATGGACCACGTGGCCCTCGCGGCGCGGGCCGACGTCATCGTCGTCTGCCCGGCCACGGCGCACACGCTGGCCCGGCTGGCGCTCGGCCTGGCCGACGACGCGCTGGCGGCCACGGTGCTGGCCTCGCGCGCGCCGCTCGTGCTGGTGCCGGCCATGGACGCGCAGATGTTCGAGCACCCCGCGGTGCAGGAGCACGTGGCGCGCCTGCGCGCGCGGGGCGCCCGCATCGTCGGCCCGACGGAGGGCCGGCTGGCCTCCGGGCTGGTGGGCCGTGGCCGCATGGTCGACGTGGCCGAGGTGGTGGGCCACGTGCGCGCGGCCCTGGGCGCGGCCACCGGCGATCTGCGGGGCGTGACGATCGTGGTGACGGCAGGCGGCACCCGGGAGCCGCTGGATCCCGTGCGCGTGCTGACCAACCGGTCGTCGGGCAAGATGGGCTACGCGGTGGCCGAAGCGGCCAGGGACCGCGGCGCGCGCACGATCCTGATCACCGCGCCGACAGCGCTGCCCGACCCCCCGGGTGTGGAGGTGCAGCGGGTGGAGACCGCCCTGGAGATGCGGGAGGCCGTGCTGGCAGCGTGCCGGGAGGCGGACGCCCTGGTGATGGCCGCTGCGGTGGCCGACTACCGTCCCGCGGCGCCGGCGCCGCACAAGGTGAAGAAGGGCGCGCCGACCTGGACCGTCGACCTGGTCCAGACCCCCGACATCCTCACCGAGGTCGGCGCAGCCGCGCCAGCGCTGGTCAGGGTCGGCTTCGCGGCCGAGACCACCGACGTGGTGGCCGCCGCCCGCGCCAAGCTCCTCCGCAAGGGCCTCGACCTGATCGCCGCCAACGACGTCGCGGAGCGCGGCAGCGGGTTCGGCGCCGACACCAATCGCCTGGTGCTCGTTGGCCGCGATGGCACCGTCGAAGAGCTGCCCACGCTGCCCAAGTTCGAGGCGGCCTGGCTCCTGCTGGACCGCGTGCGGGCCATGCTGGGGCGCGGCCGCTCCGGCCAGGAGCAGGGACCCGGCCGTGAGCGGGCGCCCCGCCCTGAGCAGGGACCGGACCACGAGCAGCCACCGGACCACGAGCAGGGACCCGCCCGCGGTGGGGGAATGCCCTCGTAG
- a CDS encoding DUF47 family protein: MVLRLLPREEIFFDLFNQAADNVLKAARTLQELLDDYRDVEARATAIKALEDRGDELTHAIIDRLNRTFVVPLDREDIFALAKQLDDVLDWIEASSARMATYRIDRSTPEARELGHIIASACQAIVEAIRDLRRLERVTATLREINRLENLADHVQREAIAKLFASGGDPIEIIKWKELYETLEEATDQAEHVAHVLEGMQAKHL, translated from the coding sequence ATGGTACTGCGCCTGCTCCCGCGGGAGGAGATCTTCTTCGACCTCTTCAACCAGGCGGCAGACAACGTGTTGAAGGCCGCGCGCACGCTGCAGGAGTTGCTCGACGACTACCGGGACGTGGAAGCCCGGGCGACCGCGATCAAGGCCCTGGAGGACCGCGGCGACGAGCTCACCCATGCCATCATCGACCGGCTCAACCGGACCTTCGTGGTGCCCCTGGACCGCGAGGACATCTTCGCCCTGGCCAAGCAGCTGGACGACGTGCTGGACTGGATCGAGGCCTCGTCGGCCCGGATGGCCACCTACCGCATCGACCGCTCGACGCCCGAGGCGCGTGAGCTGGGCCACATCATCGCCAGCGCCTGTCAGGCGATCGTCGAGGCGATCCGCGACCTGCGCAGGCTGGAGCGGGTGACCGCCACGCTGCGCGAGATCAACCGGCTGGAGAACCTGGCCGACCACGTCCAGCGGGAGGCCATCGCCAAGCTGTTCGCCAGCGGCGGCGACCCCATCGAGATCATCAAGTGGAAAGAACTGTACGAGACGCTGGAGGAAGCCACCGATCAGGCCGAGCACGTGGCGCACGTGCTCGAGGGCATGCAGGCCAAGCACCTGTAG
- a CDS encoding GspH/FimT family protein has translation MIVAAIGLLVLSLSVGGISRAMAREELDGWAKAVAAELTAAQQQAMTRRTTVTVSFQNQTLTVVAVRAGTLRTQDLPAHISFGSTLQAVRFDRRGVPDGAATVTLTSARAGKTYTIRIQASTGRVTVNE, from the coding sequence ATGATCGTCGCGGCGATCGGCCTGCTGGTGCTGTCACTTAGCGTGGGCGGCATCAGCCGGGCCATGGCCCGCGAGGAGCTGGACGGGTGGGCCAAGGCGGTGGCTGCTGAGCTGACTGCTGCCCAGCAGCAGGCGATGACACGGCGCACCACCGTGACGGTCTCCTTCCAAAACCAGACGTTGACCGTGGTTGCCGTCCGCGCCGGCACCCTGCGAACCCAGGACCTGCCGGCCCACATCAGCTTCGGCTCGACGCTGCAGGCGGTGAGGTTCGACCGACGGGGCGTGCCCGACGGCGCCGCCACGGTGACGCTGACGAGTGCACGGGCGGGCAAGACCTACACGATCAGGATCCAGGCCAGCACGGGCCGGGTGACCGTCAATGAGTGA
- a CDS encoding type III pantothenate kinase, which translates to MLLAVDIGNTNVKLGAFQGPDLLATWRIATDPRRTPDEYAALVVALLAMRGIAPTQVERVALCSVVPPLTAVFREVARDVFGTSPLVVGENLETGLRVLYEPPADVGADRLVASAAAYRRLGGPVIVVEFGTATVFDAVSAAGEYLGGAIHPGLQLAAEALFTGTSQLRRIELRRPAAAIGRTTIGAIQSGVVLGHVGMVEGMIARFRREMGEGAPAVATGGLARLIAAETAVFASVDEDLILHGLRLLSGTG; encoded by the coding sequence ATGCTGCTGGCGGTGGACATCGGCAACACCAACGTCAAGCTGGGCGCGTTCCAGGGCCCGGACCTGCTGGCCACCTGGCGCATCGCAACCGACCCGCGACGGACACCCGACGAGTACGCGGCCCTGGTGGTGGCGCTGCTGGCCATGCGCGGGATCGCCCCGACGCAGGTCGAGCGTGTGGCGCTGTGCAGCGTCGTGCCCCCGCTGACCGCGGTGTTCCGCGAGGTCGCCCGCGACGTGTTCGGCACGAGCCCGCTGGTCGTGGGCGAGAACCTCGAGACGGGCCTCCGGGTGCTCTACGAGCCGCCCGCCGACGTCGGGGCCGACCGGCTGGTGGCCTCGGCCGCGGCCTACCGGCGCCTGGGCGGCCCGGTGATCGTCGTGGAGTTCGGGACGGCCACGGTGTTCGACGCCGTCTCTGCCGCCGGCGAGTACCTCGGCGGGGCCATCCACCCCGGCCTCCAGCTCGCCGCCGAGGCGCTGTTCACGGGTACCTCCCAGCTGCGGCGCATCGAGCTGCGCCGTCCCGCAGCAGCTATCGGCCGCACGACGATCGGCGCGATCCAGTCAGGGGTGGTGCTGGGGCACGTGGGGATGGTCGAGGGGATGATCGCGCGCTTCCGCCGCGAGATGGGCGAGGGCGCCCCTGCGGTCGCGACGGGCGGGCTGGCGCGCCTGATCGCCGCGGAGACGGCGGTGTTCGCGTCCGTGGACGAGGATCTGATCCTGCACGGTCTGCGGCTGCTCTCCGGGACTGGATGA
- a CDS encoding prepilin-type N-terminal cleavage/methylation domain-containing protein, protein MSERWRARRPGRYERRPGGFTLIEVVVAMAVLSLVATTALGGLLFTMTQTRRGFDRAQAAAWVQAELDFLRTMGYGLVPGTRTVPTDGYLTNGDLQEPRIPDGFDRAEVVVEDLTATRGIPLKSMTVRLYQTPTSPPYTILVTYVASFDYP, encoded by the coding sequence ATGAGTGAGCGCTGGCGCGCGCGACGGCCCGGCCGGTACGAGCGGCGACCGGGCGGGTTCACGCTCATCGAGGTCGTCGTGGCCATGGCGGTGCTGTCCCTGGTGGCCACGACCGCGCTGGGCGGCTTGCTGTTCACCATGACCCAGACCCGCCGGGGCTTCGACCGCGCGCAGGCCGCCGCCTGGGTCCAGGCCGAGCTCGACTTCCTGCGGACCATGGGGTACGGCTTGGTACCCGGCACCCGCACCGTGCCCACCGACGGCTACCTGACCAACGGCGACCTGCAGGAGCCACGGATCCCCGACGGGTTCGACCGGGCCGAGGTCGTCGTCGAGGACCTGACCGCGACCCGCGGCATCCCCCTGAAGTCCATGACGGTGCGCCTCTACCAGACACCCACCTCGCCACCCTACACGATCCTCGTCACGTACGTGGCGAGCTTCGACTACCCATGA
- a CDS encoding AbrB/MazE/SpoVT family DNA-binding domain-containing protein, with the protein MERTVRQLMRIGHSTAVTLPPQHLALLGLDRGALVEIRETPGGLLVRPVGLWALPAITSAARGGARSAAALAREARTSLAALYGPRLRSIHHEHVSGRAVRLWIVLDRVDDYAAELERTGELVTTWSVMYGLTVGRVFVPLREWHRWKRWFERPQTRGSQGQVPEALGTSDTLETPEPPEAPGVRDTLGTLDTCGSLKGSAAPARTGAPANDHHTTGDCP; encoded by the coding sequence ATGGAACGCACGGTTCGCCAGCTCATGCGAATCGGCCACAGCACCGCTGTCACGCTCCCCCCGCAGCACCTGGCACTTTTGGGGCTGGACCGCGGGGCGCTGGTGGAGATTCGTGAAACACCTGGTGGCCTGCTCGTCCGACCGGTCGGCCTCTGGGCCCTGCCGGCGATCACCAGCGCCGCCCGTGGTGGCGCACGTAGCGCCGCAGCACTTGCCAGGGAAGCCCGCACGTCGCTGGCGGCACTGTACGGTCCGCGGCTGCGATCGATTCACCACGAGCATGTCAGCGGGCGGGCTGTGCGGCTATGGATCGTGCTTGACCGGGTGGACGACTACGCCGCCGAGCTGGAGCGCACGGGTGAACTGGTGACGACGTGGTCCGTCATGTACGGCCTGACGGTGGGCCGCGTCTTCGTGCCGCTCCGGGAGTGGCACCGCTGGAAGCGGTGGTTCGAGCGCCCCCAGACGAGGGGTTCGCAGGGCCAGGTCCCCGAGGCCCTCGGCACGTCCGACACGCTCGAGACGCCTGAGCCTCCTGAGGCGCCCGGCGTCCGTGACACCCTGGGCACTCTCGACACCTGCGGTTCCCTCAAGGGGAGCGCCGCGCCAGCGCGCACCGGAGCGCCAGCAAACGACCACCACACGACCGGTGACTGCCCGTGA
- a CDS encoding inorganic diphosphatase, which produces MAGATVWACVEIARGSRNKYEWDPATGRLRLDRVLYSPLHYPADYGFILDTVAEDGDHLDVLIFTYEPTFPGCLVEVRPIGVLNMRDEKGIDQKILAVPVGDPRFAGVEDLGGVPPHFLKEVEHFFTVYKTLEEKAVEIYGWEPAAAAWRLVEEGRARFGR; this is translated from the coding sequence GTGGCCGGAGCCACGGTGTGGGCGTGCGTGGAGATCGCGCGCGGCAGCCGCAACAAGTACGAGTGGGACCCCGCCACGGGCCGCCTGCGCCTGGACCGCGTCCTGTACTCGCCGCTGCACTACCCCGCCGACTACGGCTTCATTCTGGACACCGTGGCCGAGGACGGCGACCACCTGGACGTCCTGATCTTCACCTACGAGCCGACGTTCCCGGGCTGCCTCGTCGAAGTGCGCCCCATCGGGGTGCTCAACATGCGCGACGAGAAGGGCATAGACCAGAAGATCCTGGCAGTCCCCGTCGGCGATCCACGCTTTGCCGGCGTGGAGGACCTGGGCGGCGTGCCGCCCCACTTCCTGAAAGAGGTCGAGCACTTCTTCACGGTCTACAAGACCCTGGAAGAGAAGGCCGTGGAGATCTACGGGTGGGAGCCGGCGGCCGCGGCGTGGCGGCTGGTGGAGGAGGGGCGGGCGCGGTTCGGGCGATAG
- a CDS encoding glycerol-3-phosphate acyltransferase — translation MASGIGATLLALVVAAVLGAVPTGYLAARWLRTEDVRRYSPHNLGLAAVVAAAGWRTVALAVGLDLAKGALAVGVAARLGVEGWGLVLATAVLLVSHAWSPQVLLAPVAGVRVKGVVVAAGAAGALAAVGEVSWAAVVVPAVVAAATLLLPRLVRGRWGFLSLATVLAAVAAPVVLTLTGAPAPYAVGATLYALVILWNYKEHLARIADGTEPRVDERLPLPGRPGEDAVCAFLIHPMTVEDFWQARRFRWLEPLYRRGVVTARVLRRLARYARPMKVDDVHPIVTADGRRVRVYLIGVPLFPDQIQADPRLAVRRAVEAAQLAANLGATVLGLGAYWSVVGNKGADVQARAPIAITNGGAYTAGTVKMVVPFVLERLRRRGVDPAEVTAAVVGANGVVGFGICRAVAGHVRRLIMLGRHQERLERSRDLLARRHPRLAIVATTDYAVLREADVIFSATSEPAPVVYPEHVKPGALLVDLGRPPDVHPAVARVDGVELVAGGVVRLPGAPRGQLDFGYGPGNVPACLAETVIIGLEGAYDRVSLGDRTRSEDIEYFVARGAALGFEVLAGPPVPETADLRQATAGRA, via the coding sequence ATGGCGTCCGGGATCGGCGCGACGCTGCTGGCGCTTGTGGTCGCCGCCGTCCTGGGCGCCGTGCCCACCGGGTACCTGGCGGCCCGGTGGTTGCGGACCGAGGACGTGCGGCGCTACTCGCCGCACAACCTGGGCCTCGCGGCGGTGGTGGCGGCCGCGGGATGGCGCACGGTCGCCCTGGCCGTGGGTCTGGATCTCGCCAAGGGCGCCCTGGCCGTGGGCGTGGCCGCGCGCCTGGGGGTCGAGGGATGGGGACTCGTGCTCGCCACCGCGGTCCTGCTGGTCAGCCACGCGTGGTCGCCGCAGGTCCTCCTGGCGCCCGTCGCAGGAGTGCGGGTCAAGGGCGTGGTGGTCGCAGCGGGAGCCGCCGGCGCGCTGGCCGCCGTCGGCGAGGTGAGCTGGGCGGCAGTCGTCGTGCCGGCGGTGGTGGCAGCGGCCACACTCCTCCTGCCACGGCTCGTGCGGGGCCGGTGGGGGTTCCTCTCGCTGGCGACGGTGCTGGCGGCCGTGGCCGCGCCGGTGGTCCTGACGCTCACCGGGGCGCCGGCGCCCTACGCTGTGGGCGCCACACTCTACGCGCTCGTGATCCTGTGGAACTACAAGGAGCACCTGGCGCGGATCGCCGACGGGACCGAGCCGCGGGTGGACGAGCGGCTGCCGCTCCCGGGCCGTCCGGGCGAGGACGCGGTGTGTGCCTTCCTGATCCACCCGATGACGGTCGAGGACTTCTGGCAGGCACGGCGCTTCCGGTGGCTCGAGCCGCTCTACCGGCGCGGCGTGGTGACCGCCCGGGTGCTGCGGCGGCTCGCGCGGTACGCGCGGCCGATGAAGGTCGACGACGTGCACCCGATCGTCACCGCCGACGGCCGGCGGGTGCGTGTCTATCTCATCGGCGTCCCGCTGTTCCCCGACCAGATCCAGGCGGACCCCCGGCTGGCCGTGCGGCGCGCGGTGGAGGCAGCGCAGCTCGCGGCCAACCTCGGCGCCACGGTGCTGGGGCTGGGCGCCTACTGGTCGGTGGTCGGCAACAAGGGCGCCGACGTGCAGGCCCGCGCGCCCATCGCGATCACCAACGGGGGAGCCTACACGGCCGGGACGGTGAAGATGGTGGTGCCGTTCGTGCTGGAGCGGCTGCGCCGGCGTGGCGTGGACCCCGCCGAGGTGACCGCGGCCGTGGTCGGCGCCAACGGCGTGGTCGGCTTCGGCATCTGCCGCGCCGTGGCCGGCCACGTGCGACGCCTGATCATGCTGGGCCGGCACCAGGAGCGACTGGAGCGGTCGCGCGACCTGTTGGCGCGGCGGCACCCGCGGCTGGCGATCGTCGCGACCACCGACTACGCCGTGCTGCGCGAGGCCGACGTGATCTTCTCGGCGACCTCCGAGCCGGCGCCTGTCGTCTACCCCGAGCACGTGAAGCCCGGCGCGCTGCTCGTGGACCTCGGGCGCCCCCCCGACGTCCACCCCGCCGTGGCCCGCGTGGACGGGGTGGAGCTCGTGGCCGGCGGGGTCGTGCGCCTGCCCGGCGCGCCCCGGGGGCAGCTCGACTTCGGCTACGGTCCGGGCAACGTGCCGGCGTGCCTCGCCGAGACGGTGATCATCGGGCTCGAGGGGGCCTACGACCGCGTGAGCCTGGGGGATCGCACACGCAGCGAGGACATCGAGTACTTCGTCGCTCGCGGTGCGGCGCTGGGGTTCGAGGTGCTGGCTGGCCCGCCGGTGCCGGAGACCGCGGACCTGCGCCAGGCCACGGCCGGGCGCGCGTGA
- a CDS encoding inorganic phosphate transporter, whose amino-acid sequence MPVVLPLGLLPVLALVLAAEFVNGWTDAPNAIATVVSTRVLTPSAAIVLATVLNVLGVMSGTAVAATIGTGIVRAQVIDPVTIAAAMVAIVVWSTLAWLHGLPTSESHALVASLAGAGLATAGPQALLWEGWRKVLIGLGFSTVLGFAGGFLLMLAIGWLCHRTPLGTVRRLFGRLQVLSAAFMAFSHGSNDGQKFMGVFTLTLVLGGVLPEFHIPLWVIVLCALTMGVGTALGGWRIVHTMGMRLTKLEPYQGFAAETAAATAIEVASRLGIPLSTTHTINTAIMGVGAIRRLSAVRWGVGLEIVTAWILTFPVCALVAAAITWVLRALL is encoded by the coding sequence ATGCCGGTCGTCCTCCCTCTGGGGCTGCTTCCCGTCCTGGCGCTGGTCCTGGCCGCCGAGTTCGTGAACGGCTGGACCGACGCGCCCAACGCCATCGCCACCGTGGTGTCCACACGGGTGCTGACGCCGTCGGCGGCCATCGTCCTCGCCACCGTCCTCAACGTGCTCGGCGTGATGTCGGGCACGGCCGTGGCCGCCACCATCGGCACGGGCATCGTGCGGGCGCAGGTGATCGATCCGGTCACCATCGCAGCCGCCATGGTCGCCATCGTCGTCTGGAGCACGCTGGCGTGGCTGCACGGGCTCCCTACCAGCGAGAGCCACGCGCTGGTCGCCTCGCTGGCAGGCGCCGGCCTGGCCACGGCCGGGCCACAGGCGCTGTTGTGGGAGGGCTGGCGGAAAGTCCTGATCGGTCTGGGCTTCTCCACCGTGTTGGGGTTCGCTGGTGGCTTCCTGCTGATGCTGGCCATCGGGTGGCTGTGCCATCGCACGCCCCTGGGGACGGTGCGCCGGCTGTTCGGGAGGTTGCAGGTGCTGTCGGCGGCGTTCATGGCCTTCAGCCACGGCAGCAACGACGGGCAGAAGTTCATGGGCGTCTTCACCCTGACCCTGGTGCTCGGCGGGGTGTTGCCGGAGTTCCACATCCCCCTGTGGGTGATCGTCCTCTGTGCCCTGACCATGGGGGTGGGCACGGCCTTAGGCGGCTGGCGGATCGTGCACACGATGGGCATGCGCTTGACGAAGCTGGAGCCCTACCAGGGGTTTGCCGCCGAGACCGCCGCGGCCACCGCCATCGAAGTGGCCAGCCGGTTGGGCATTCCGTTGAGCACCACGCACACCATCAACACCGCCATCATGGGCGTCGGGGCGATCCGGCGTCTGTCGGCCGTGCGCTGGGGGGTGGGGCTGGAGATCGTCACGGCCTGGATCCTCACGTTCCCCGTGTGCGCGCTGGTGGCCGCCGCGATCACGTGGGTGCTGCGGGCGCTGCTCTGA
- a CDS encoding DEAD/DEAH box helicase: MLRTLAHLGWTEPTPIQARVIPHLRAGHDVAGQAQTGSGKTGAFGIPLVEHLMRGQRTLRALVLAPTRELALQTTDVLRALGGPQRRIVALYGGQPIARQIEALRGGAHAVVATPGRLLDHLARRTVCLADVGFLVLDEADRMLDMGFLPDVERIIRHTPAARQTALFSATLPPTVTEIAVRHMRDPVWVRVEAPQPTVDTVTQYYLEVAEQDKVRALRLLLTSGEVPSALVFRRTRRGVERLARALRDRGQRVEVLHGDMTQGARLRALQAFARGQVRVLIATNVAARGLDLPEISHVVNFDLPEDVETYVHRIGRTARAGRRGEAITFVGQYDVAAFDLLQRRLPGLLRPHPLPLYR; the protein is encoded by the coding sequence ATGCTCCGGACGCTCGCTCACCTGGGGTGGACCGAACCCACCCCGATTCAGGCCCGGGTGATTCCGCACCTGCGCGCGGGCCACGACGTCGCCGGCCAGGCGCAGACCGGCTCGGGCAAGACGGGCGCCTTCGGCATCCCGCTCGTGGAACACCTCATGCGCGGCCAGCGTACGCTGCGGGCGCTCGTCCTGGCGCCGACGCGGGAGCTCGCGCTGCAGACCACCGACGTCCTCCGCGCGCTCGGCGGGCCGCAGAGGCGCATCGTCGCCCTGTACGGCGGCCAGCCCATCGCCCGGCAGATCGAGGCGTTGCGCGGTGGCGCACACGCGGTGGTGGCCACGCCGGGTCGCCTGCTCGACCATCTTGCCCGGCGCACCGTCTGCCTCGCCGACGTCGGCTTCCTGGTCCTGGACGAGGCCGACCGCATGCTGGACATGGGCTTCCTGCCCGACGTGGAGCGGATCATCCGGCACACCCCCGCCGCCCGGCAGACGGCGCTCTTCTCGGCCACGCTGCCGCCCACCGTGACGGAGATCGCGGTGCGGCACATGCGCGACCCGGTGTGGGTCCGGGTGGAGGCGCCCCAGCCGACCGTGGACACCGTCACCCAGTACTATCTGGAGGTGGCGGAGCAGGACAAAGTCCGCGCGCTGCGGCTGCTCCTCACGAGCGGCGAGGTTCCGTCGGCCCTGGTGTTCCGCCGCACCCGGCGCGGCGTGGAGCGCCTAGCCCGGGCACTGCGCGACCGCGGGCAGCGCGTCGAGGTGCTCCACGGCGACATGACCCAGGGCGCGCGCCTGCGCGCGCTGCAGGCCTTCGCCCGCGGCCAGGTCCGGGTGCTGATCGCCACCAACGTGGCGGCCCGCGGCCTCGACCTCCCCGAGATCTCCCACGTCGTCAACTTCGATCTCCCCGAGGACGTCGAGACGTACGTGCACCGTATCGGCCGCACCGCCCGCGCCGGGCGCCGCGGCGAGGCGATCACGTTCGTGGGACAGTACGACGTCGCGGCGTTCGACCTGCTGCAGCGGCGGTTGCCCGGCCTGCTGCGGCCTCATCCGCTGCCGTTGTACCGCTAG
- a CDS encoding prepilin-type N-terminal cleavage/methylation domain-containing protein, whose protein sequence is MNPTQPRCRAQAGISLVEVVVAMVIMTVVIGTIATLVGAAVRSKMIVASRSSDTETARQALEMMSERLRNAGLYIDPAAQPDRCDDMVVAKDPALRPTATQLYVAGEIFNTNTTAGDEVIVLGYRLDGGRIVEDRSACAAWAPTTADVSNPAVVVTSLLFRYFGPSGGEIAVPTADEEAIRSIRMVQISLTVRAEQGRSGAQIQRFTRQVMLRNPRPDRSGWLPPSGTEWLPPSDTESNP, encoded by the coding sequence ATGAACCCGACGCAACCGAGGTGCCGCGCACAGGCGGGAATCTCGCTGGTCGAGGTCGTGGTGGCCATGGTCATCATGACCGTCGTGATCGGCACGATTGCCACCCTGGTGGGTGCGGCGGTCCGCAGCAAGATGATCGTGGCCAGCCGATCGTCGGACACCGAAACCGCGCGCCAGGCGCTGGAGATGATGTCCGAGCGGCTGCGCAACGCGGGACTGTACATCGATCCCGCCGCCCAGCCCGACCGCTGCGACGACATGGTGGTGGCCAAGGACCCGGCCCTGCGGCCGACGGCGACGCAGCTCTACGTGGCCGGCGAGATCTTCAACACCAACACCACGGCGGGCGACGAGGTGATCGTGCTGGGCTACCGCCTCGACGGCGGGCGCATCGTCGAGGATCGCAGCGCGTGCGCCGCCTGGGCACCCACGACGGCGGACGTGTCGAATCCCGCCGTCGTCGTGACGAGCCTGCTCTTCCGGTACTTCGGCCCCAGCGGCGGAGAGATCGCCGTGCCCACCGCGGACGAGGAGGCGATCCGGAGCATCCGCATGGTGCAGATCAGCCTGACGGTGCGGGCCGAGCAGGGGCGCTCGGGCGCGCAGATCCAGCGATTCACCCGGCAGGTGATGCTGCGCAACCCGCGCCCGGACCGCAGCGGGTGGTTGCCACCATCGGGCACGGAGTGGTTGCCACCATCGGACACGGAGTCGAACCCATGA
- a CDS encoding arsenate reductase ArsC → MAAALFNAVAPAGWEAGSAGTEPGERVRPEAVVAMREVGLDISGHRPTALAAALGPEVALIVGLCAEEACPTVPGVPSEHWPLPNPAGGGLDRYRAVRDDLTSRVRALASRLATEGP, encoded by the coding sequence ATGGCGGCCGCGCTCTTCAACGCGGTGGCCCCGGCGGGCTGGGAGGCGGGCTCCGCGGGCACGGAGCCCGGCGAGCGTGTGCGTCCCGAGGCGGTCGTGGCCATGCGCGAGGTCGGCCTGGACATCAGCGGGCACCGTCCCACCGCGCTGGCGGCGGCCCTGGGGCCCGAGGTGGCGCTGATCGTGGGCCTGTGCGCGGAGGAGGCCTGTCCGACGGTGCCCGGGGTCCCCAGCGAGCACTGGCCGCTGCCCAACCCCGCCGGCGGAGGGCTGGACCGCTACCGCGCGGTGCGCGACGACCTCACCAGCCGGGTGCGCGCGCTGGCCAGCCGGCTGGCGACGGAGGGACCCTGA